The genomic interval AAGCCCGGAAGAAGGACGATTCGCTACCTTATGAAAAACTGCCCCAGCCCAACGGACGGATTCTGATTTCCATCTTCGGTTCCGACTCCGAGCGGCAGGCCGTACAGAAGAAACGGGAGTACGAGGTCATGTTCGAGGGCTCGTGGGTCTACGAGGCATCCGTCCGGAAATAACGCTGCGAACCGGCGAACAACAGATGAAGAGCGTCCTCCGATTGAAACCGGGGGACGCTTTTTGTCGGACCGATCGCTTTCCCGTCATCGTCACAACGGATCTTCCGGTCCGGCAGACGTCTTCCGGCAAGACGCATTCGGTCTGCAGGGCAACCCCGACGAACCGGTTCCGATTCGGAAAACAGTCCGGGCATTCCTCGAATCCGTTCTGGCCGTTATAGCCGCAAAGCAGAAAAGCGGCCCTTTTCGAAAGAATTCTTTAAAAAGTTCAATGTATTGGTTGGTCAGATTTAACCGAGATAAAATGACGACATGACAACGGCGCTATTTTCCGTTTCATGTGTTGATGTTCATAGTCTCAAACAATTGATGAGGAGATGGAAAATTCAGATTAGAAAGACAAAGATCGGATTGGCATCGTTACTGCAATCCTGACGGATAAGCTTATGAAAACCATAAATCAGTGAAGCCGGGAGAGAAGGCAATTTCGTTGACTGAAAACGAAACCCTTCCGTTCGTACTTAAAACGGATTTTCAGAGGTAAATCGGGCTCTGCAAAATTCATACGAATCGAACTGTTTCGGCATTTCGTTGATCCTCCCTGTAACGAGATTCGCTTTCGGACTATCCCGGTAAAGAATAGCCCCGAATGTATCGTCAGATATCAAATTCGGATTTTATACAAGGAGTTGAATACCGGTAAGATACGAATATGAAAAAGGCGGCAAAATGCATTGCCGCCTCAAATAAACGGAAAAATTACAGCCCGGCACTCGATCGGCTCGTGGCGGAAATCCGTTGACTTCGCCGATTTATTGTAGCGTTTGGGCAATACGGGATACTTCTTCGACGATCCCCTCAGGATTGACGACAGAGTCGACAGCGGTGTCGTACGCTATTTTCATCAGTTGATCCTGCCAATGCGGCAATCGTGTGAAATTTTGATTATCCTGCAATGCCATTGCGAAAACTCCGGCCAGATAGGGAAACGTAGAACTGGCCCCTCCCAAACGTTCGTAAGCGTATCCGCCGTCAAAATACGGATTCGTTTTTCCGTCCGTAGGTATTCCGAGCCCCCGGCCTACGAATCCATATCTTATGTCGAAAGAATTATTGCGCATCGTATGTTTGTAGAAACCGCCGAGAACCATTATGCCGTTCTGTTCCGCTTCGTCGAACAATTCCTCGCGTTCTTTGGCGAACGCGTCGTCGGGAGTGCCGCTGCTCATCGATATGAACCGTATTTTTTCACGCTCCGGAAACGTCTTGTTCATATCTATGATTTTCCGGATCGCTTGATTGATCGTGCGCATGGTATTCGGCTGCGATTTATCGTCCGGCCAATTATTCGCCGCAAAATAATAAATATCGGCCTCCGGAGCCGTACCGGTGCTTTTGCCCGCCGCTACTCCGGTAACCAGACTGCCGTGATAGTCGATACCGTCCTGTTGCCAGTTATCGCCGAATACTTCGTAATATTTGATCCGGTCCTTATATTCCGGATGCTCTTTGAATAACCGTTGGTCTATGATAGCGATCTTTACGCCTTTGCCGGTAATTCCTTTCGCGTGCAGTCCGGCAACATTCTTCGGCATTTTCGACGCTTCAAGAAGTTCTTGCGGGTCGAAGCCTTCCGGCATTTTCGACGTTTCGGGCCATATCACACGGTCTGTCCATTGTTTAACCCCGTTCTCGTCAAACCCCGTTTTCCCCAAAAACAAATCTTCGCAATCCCTCAAATCCAACGACGACAAATCCGCCTCGTCCAGCGATTCGGTGTTCTGCAATTCCGCTATGTCCTTTATAATCTTGTATTGCCGTCCATGCCGTGCATCCTGACAGTTTACATAAGATAAGGAAATTATGGCAGCGGATAATGCGATGACACAATGGTTGTTTTTCATCATATTTCTTTTGTTATACGATTTTGAGGGACATCTTACTCTTTTTTAAGAATGCCTTCTCGAAATTCCGACCGGCGGAAGTTATCGGGCCATCGAATCGGCCTCGGCGGGGGCCGGAGCTTCTTCTTCGATCACGGCATCTATCTGCTCGCCCTTGAGATGCTTTGCGAGGAAACGCTCCATCGTCCGGTAGAACGCGAAGCGGTTTTCCTCGTTATGGAATCCGTGCCCCTCGTTGTCCTTGACCATGTAGTCCACGTCCACTCCCCGTGCGCGCAGCGCGGCGACCATCTGATCCGA from Alistipes ihumii AP11 carries:
- a CDS encoding S8 family serine peptidase gives rise to the protein MMKNNHCVIALSAAIISLSYVNCQDARHGRQYKIIKDIAELQNTESLDEADLSSLDLRDCEDLFLGKTGFDENGVKQWTDRVIWPETSKMPEGFDPQELLEASKMPKNVAGLHAKGITGKGVKIAIIDQRLFKEHPEYKDRIKYYEVFGDNWQQDGIDYHGSLVTGVAAGKSTGTAPEADIYYFAANNWPDDKSQPNTMRTINQAIRKIIDMNKTFPEREKIRFISMSSGTPDDAFAKEREELFDEAEQNGIMVLGGFYKHTMRNNSFDIRYGFVGRGLGIPTDGKTNPYFDGGYAYERLGGASSTFPYLAGVFAMALQDNQNFTRLPHWQDQLMKIAYDTAVDSVVNPEGIVEEVSRIAQTLQ